From the genome of Vitis riparia cultivar Riparia Gloire de Montpellier isolate 1030 chromosome 2, EGFV_Vit.rip_1.0, whole genome shotgun sequence, one region includes:
- the LOC117930756 gene encoding remorin-like, translating into MGAEEAKKDTSEVDKVSRSKTSANVEKATDNPNEKNSGATAERDAVLAAIETEKRLALIKAWEESEKSKAENRAHKMQSATGTWENSMKASAEAQLKKMEEKLEKKKAEYGERMKNKIAEIHKATEEKRAMIEAKRRENLLKIEEAAAKYRASGTAPKKLHGCLGSFDF; encoded by the exons ATGGGAGCAGAGGAAGCAAAGAAAGATACAAGTGAG GTGGACAAGGTCTCTCGTTCAAAAACATCTGCCAATGTTGAAA AGGCAACAGACAACCCCAATGAGAAAAACTCAGGAGCAACGGCTGAAAGAG ATGCTGTGCTTGCTGCAATCGAAACCGAGAAGAGGTTGGCCTTGATCAAAGCATGGGAAGAAAGCGAAAAGTCCAAAGCAGAGAACAG GGCACATAAAATGCAGTCGGCGACTGGAACATGGGAGAATAGCATGAAAGCATCTGCAGAGGCTCAACTGAAGAAGATGGAG GAAAAATTGGAGAAGAAGAAGGCAGAATATGGAGAGAGAATGAAGAACAAGATCGCTGAAATCCACAAGGCAACCGAAGAAAAGAGGGCAATGATTGAAGCCAAGCGCAGGGAAAATCTTCTCAAGATAGAGGAGGCAGCTGCCAAATACCGTGCGTCAGGAACTGCACCAAAGAAGCTTCATGGATGTCTCGGCAGCTTCGATTTTTAG
- the LOC117932754 gene encoding DEAD-box ATP-dependent RNA helicase 8-like has translation MNPRGRYPPGIGDGRGGNFHSNPNFQNRNPNYQQQQYFQRPPMQNQQQQQWLRRIPIATDSPANEVEKTVQSEVVDSSSQDWKAQLRVPPPDTRYKTEDVTATKGNEFEDYFLKRELLMGIYEKGFERPSPIQEESIPIALTGSDILARAKNGTGKTAAFCIPALEKIDPDNNVIQVVILVPTRELALQTSQVCKELGKHLKIEVMVTTGGTSLKDDIMRLYQPVHLLVGTPGRILDLSKKGICILKDCSVLVMDEADKLLSPEFQPSVEQLIRFLPQNRQILMFSATFPVTVKDFKDRYLKKPYVINLMDELTLKGITQYYAFVEERQKVHCLNTLFSKLQINQSIIFCNSVNRVELLAKKITELGYSCFYIHAKMLQDHRNRVFHDFRNGACRNLVCTDLFTRGIDIQAVNVVINFDFPKNSETYLHRVCGRSGRFGHLGLAVNLITYEDRFNLYRIEQELGAEIKQIPPHIDQAIYCR, from the exons ATGAACCCACGGGGTCGGTATCCGCCGGGGATCGGCGACGGCCGGGGCGGAAATTTTCActcaaaccctaattttcaaaaccGAAACCCTAATTACCAACAACAACAGTATTTTCAGAGACCACCGATGCAGAATCAGCAGCAACAGCAGTGGCTGAGACGGATTCCAATTGCTACTGATTCGCCTGCGAATGAAGTTGAGAAGACAGTACAGTCCGAAGTCGTTGATTCGAG TTCCCAAGATTGGAAGGCACAGCTAAGGGTTCCTCCACCTGATACTCGCTACAAGACAGAG GATGTAACTGCTACAAAaggaaatgagtttgaagactATTTTCTGAAACGGGAACTACTCATGGGGATATATGAAAAGGGATTTGAAAGACCTTCTCCCATCCAGGAAGAAAGTATTCCGATTGCTTTAACTGGAAGTGATATTCTTGCTAGAGCTAAAAATGGAACTGGGAAAACAGCTGCCTTTTGCATTCCTGCATTGGAAAAAATTGATCCAGATAATAATGTAATTCAAG TTGTTATACTTGTTCCAACAAGAGAGCTTGCTCTTCAGACATCACAAGTGTGCAAGGAACTTGGGAAGCATTTGAAGATTGAAGTCATGGTCACCACAGGAGGAACTAGTTTGAAGGATGACATCATGCGTTTGTATCAGCCTGTACATTTGTTGGTTGGAACTCCTGGAAGAATTCTGGATCTCTCTAAAAAAGGAATATGCATTTTGAAGGATTGTTCCGTGCTTGTTATGGATGAG GCTGATAAGCTGTTGTCTCCAGAGTTTCAACCTTCAGTGGAGCAACTGATTCGTTTTCTTCCTCAGAATCGGcaaattttaatgttttcagCGACATTTCCTGTGACTGTCAAGGATTTTAAAGATAGATATCTGAAAAAGCCTTACGTTATTAATCTCATGGATGAGCTTACTCTCAAGGGTATCACTCAATATTATGCTTTTGTGGAAGAAAGACAGAAGGTTCACTGCCTAAACACTCTTTTCTCTAAG CTTCAAATCAATCAGTCGATAATTTTCTGCAACTCTGTCAATCGGGTTGAACTGTTGGCTAAAAAAATTACAGAGCTTGGTTATTCGTGCTTCTATATTCATGCTAAGATGCTGCAAGATCATCGAAACAGAGTATTTCATGACTTCCGTAATGGTGCATGCAGGAATCTGGTCTGCACTG ATTTGTTTACAAGGGGGATAGACATTCAGGCAGTCAACGTTGTcatcaattttgattttcctaAGAACTCTGAAACATATCTGCACAGGGTAT GTGGTCGTTCTGGAAGGTTTGGACACCTTGGCCTGGCagttaatttaataacttatgAAGACCGTTTCAACTT GTATAGGATCGAGCAGGAACTTGGGGCTGAAATAAAACAAATTCCTCCACACATAGATCAGGCTATTTACTGCAGGTGA